One Deinococcus multiflagellatus DNA window includes the following coding sequences:
- the dnaX gene encoding DNA polymerase III subunit gamma/tau, with protein sequence MSAIYQRARPVRWEDVVGQEHVKDVLRAALSQGRVGHAYLFSGPRGVGKTTTARLIAMTANCTGPLPKPCGECDSCLAVRAGSHPDVLEIDAASNNSVDDVRDLREKVALAAMRGGKKIYILDEAHMMSRAAFNALLKTLEEPPGHVIFILATTEPEKIIPTILSRCQHYRFRRLTPEEIAGKLSGLVEREGVSAEPAALALIGRLADGAMRDGESLLERMLAAGNAITRTAVEEALGLPPGERVRGIAAALVSGDAGAALQGAGALYRDGFAARTVVEGLVSALGAALHAELGLGGERLEGADVPRLLRLQAALDEQEARFARAADGQSLELALTHALLAADGGGGQGASVGAGGSAAVPAELTQRLNRLEKELASLKAAGVRQNSTQARSAETIHQPQVASGGPTPLRASSPHDSPAQNFSSHVFSDADWKTIRESAEKPFKPFLREAKAHIEDNLFVVSLDAKWSFHTTQLVSKFDDLCTLIWRHFPDLQIELRTSKGTQRAVPKNHSPGLKSSNSSSQDATESSQETSGITTASPVIRPDIAPFDPGRSAPARRATRGPEFESVEPAPASTAPRSVPQAASTPPPRPASVATLPPPLPERRVPPASPDDVAPAPLPVADLPWDDTHAAQPPAPPADAQGGDRVPPPAAAREPYVVEAITEEPDWDAFGAPVDDPGPPLDDAPFAEYSVSRPPPRPAPTPAPTPAAPPPPGRPGDIRAHPMYEDIRNRFSGRVREIGKNRNTPAAASASEDSDDEE encoded by the coding sequence CGCTGGGAAGACGTGGTAGGGCAGGAACACGTCAAGGACGTGCTGCGCGCCGCGCTGTCGCAGGGGCGGGTGGGACACGCCTACCTGTTCAGCGGCCCGCGCGGCGTGGGCAAAACCACCACCGCGCGCCTGATCGCCATGACCGCCAACTGCACCGGCCCGCTGCCGAAGCCCTGCGGCGAGTGCGACAGCTGCCTCGCGGTGCGCGCGGGCTCGCACCCCGACGTGCTGGAAATTGACGCCGCCAGCAACAACTCGGTGGACGACGTGCGCGACCTGCGCGAAAAGGTCGCCCTGGCGGCCATGCGCGGCGGCAAGAAGATTTACATTCTGGACGAGGCGCACATGATGAGCCGCGCGGCCTTCAACGCCCTGCTCAAGACGCTGGAAGAGCCGCCCGGCCACGTCATTTTCATTCTGGCAACCACCGAGCCGGAAAAGATCATTCCCACCATTCTGTCGCGCTGCCAGCACTACCGCTTTCGCCGCCTGACGCCCGAGGAAATTGCGGGCAAGTTGAGTGGGCTGGTGGAGCGCGAGGGCGTGAGCGCCGAGCCGGCCGCCCTGGCCCTGATTGGCCGCCTCGCCGACGGCGCCATGCGCGACGGCGAAAGCCTGCTGGAACGCATGCTGGCAGCCGGCAACGCCATTACCCGCACGGCGGTGGAAGAGGCCCTGGGTCTGCCCCCTGGCGAGCGCGTGCGCGGCATTGCGGCGGCCCTGGTGAGCGGCGACGCGGGCGCGGCCCTGCAGGGCGCCGGGGCGCTCTACCGCGACGGCTTCGCGGCGCGCACGGTGGTCGAGGGGCTGGTGTCGGCCCTGGGCGCGGCCCTGCACGCCGAACTGGGCCTGGGCGGCGAGCGCCTGGAGGGCGCCGATGTGCCCCGATTGCTGCGCCTGCAGGCGGCCCTGGACGAGCAGGAGGCCCGCTTTGCCCGCGCGGCCGACGGCCAGAGCCTGGAACTGGCCCTGACCCACGCCCTGCTGGCGGCCGATGGTGGCGGAGGCCAGGGGGCCAGCGTGGGCGCCGGGGGGAGTGCCGCCGTGCCCGCCGAACTCACCCAGCGCCTCAACCGCCTGGAGAAGGAACTGGCCAGCTTGAAGGCAGCGGGGGTGCGACAAAACAGTACTCAGGCAAGATCTGCGGAAACTATCCACCAACCGCAAGTGGCATCGGGTGGACCAACTCCCCTCAGAGCTTCCAGTCCCCACGATTCACCAGCTCAAAACTTTAGTTCGCACGTTTTCAGCGATGCAGACTGGAAAACAATTCGCGAGTCTGCCGAAAAACCTTTCAAACCCTTTCTCCGCGAAGCAAAAGCTCACATAGAAGATAACTTATTTGTCGTTAGCCTTGATGCTAAATGGTCGTTTCACACGACGCAGTTGGTCAGTAAGTTTGACGACCTGTGTACGCTAATATGGCGGCACTTCCCTGATCTTCAGATTGAGCTAAGAACTAGCAAGGGAACACAAAGAGCGGTTCCTAAAAATCACTCCCCTGGCTTAAAAAGCTCGAACTCTTCTTCTCAAGACGCGACAGAATCCAGTCAAGAGACATCAGGCATCACTACCGCGTCACCTGTCATTAGACCGGACATTGCCCCCTTCGACCCGGGCCGCAGCGCCCCGGCGCGCCGCGCCACCCGTGGCCCGGAGTTCGAGTCGGTAGAGCCGGCCCCGGCCAGCACTGCCCCCCGCTCCGTCCCTCAGGCGGCCAGCACGCCGCCCCCCCGCCCGGCCAGCGTGGCGACCCTGCCGCCACCGCTGCCGGAACGCCGGGTGCCGCCTGCCAGCCCCGACGATGTGGCCCCCGCGCCGCTGCCCGTGGCGGACCTGCCCTGGGACGACACCCACGCCGCGCAGCCGCCCGCGCCCCCCGCCGATGCCCAGGGCGGTGACCGGGTGCCGCCCCCGGCCGCTGCCCGCGAGCCCTACGTGGTGGAGGCGATCACCGAGGAGCCCGACTGGGACGCCTTTGGGGCGCCTGTGGACGACCCCGGGCCCCCGCTGGACGACGCGCCCTTTGCTGAATACAGCGTGTCGCGCCCGCCGCCCCGGCCGGCCCCGACCCCGGCGCCCACCCCTGCTGCGCCGCCGCCCCCGGGCCGCCCCGGCGACATCCGCGCGCACCCCATGTACGAGGACATTCGCAACCGCTTCAGTGGCCGCGTGCGCGAGATTGGCAAAAACCGCAACACGCCCGCCGCTGCCAGCGCCAGCGAGGACAGCGACGACGAGGAATAA